A region of Burkholderiales bacterium DNA encodes the following proteins:
- a CDS encoding multiheme c-type cytochrome, whose translation MIRILLALAALACTLAARGATLPQSSSDRTLGVASCSSSLCHGAVESWKRSNVLQNEYVTWSRRDKHARAYSVLLNERSKDIMKRLGASEPAHTSALCLDCHAHNVPQDRRGERFVLADGVTCEACHGPAGRYVKTHVQRGASRAANVANGLYPTQDSVDRAKLCLSCHFGNSQKFVTHKMMAAGHPRMSFELDTFTQIQPPHFRVDTGDAWDGVRIWAIGQALGSQQILDILNDPRRGRDGLFPELVLFDCHACHHPMADKRNAGARLGVGPGVIRLNDSGLLMVRQIARRVDPQSQVPQHIQRFHRAVAGGSDALAQARSLQHAIGELVPKIGAYRFSERDLNAVLVGLIDDGLNGEYSDYQGAEQAVMALQSVADFMRKRSLIDIRKVGPKLNRLLGLVQYDEKYKPAEFQSALRELKATLAPLDG comes from the coding sequence ATGATTCGCATCCTGCTCGCGCTGGCGGCTCTCGCCTGCACGCTCGCCGCGCGCGGCGCGACGCTGCCGCAGAGCTCGTCCGACCGGACGCTGGGCGTTGCGAGCTGCTCGTCGAGCCTGTGCCACGGCGCGGTCGAATCGTGGAAGCGCTCGAACGTGCTCCAGAACGAATACGTGACGTGGTCGCGGCGCGACAAGCACGCGCGCGCCTACAGCGTGCTGCTCAACGAGCGCTCGAAAGACATCATGAAGCGGCTCGGCGCCAGCGAGCCGGCGCACACCTCGGCGCTGTGCCTGGACTGTCACGCGCACAACGTCCCCCAGGACAGGCGCGGCGAGCGCTTCGTCCTCGCCGACGGCGTGACGTGCGAAGCGTGCCACGGCCCCGCCGGACGCTACGTGAAGACGCACGTCCAGCGCGGCGCGAGCCGCGCGGCCAACGTCGCGAACGGCCTCTATCCCACGCAGGATTCGGTCGATCGAGCGAAGCTCTGCCTCTCGTGCCACTTCGGCAACTCGCAGAAGTTCGTCACGCACAAGATGATGGCCGCGGGCCACCCGCGCATGAGCTTCGAGCTCGACACCTTCACCCAGATCCAGCCCCCGCACTTCCGCGTCGACACCGGCGACGCGTGGGACGGCGTGCGCATCTGGGCGATCGGACAGGCGCTCGGCAGCCAGCAGATCCTGGACATCCTCAACGATCCCCGGCGCGGCCGCGACGGCCTCTTTCCCGAGCTGGTCCTGTTCGACTGCCACGCGTGCCATCACCCGATGGCCGACAAGCGCAACGCCGGTGCGCGGCTCGGCGTCGGTCCCGGCGTGATCCGGCTCAACGACTCGGGGTTGCTGATGGTGCGGCAGATCGCGAGGCGGGTGGACCCTCAGTCGCAGGTACCCCAGCATATCCAGCGCTTCCACCGCGCGGTGGCGGGCGGCAGTGATGCCCTGGCGCAGGCGCGCTCGCTCCAGCACGCGATCGGCGAGCTGGTGCCGAAGATCGGCGCCTATCGCTTCTCCGAGCGCGACCTGAACGCGGTGCTGGTCGGGCTGATCGACGACGGCCTCAACGGCGAGTACAGCGACTACCAGGGGGCCGAGCAGGCGGTGATGGCGCTCCAGAGCGTTGCGGACTTCATGCGCAAGCGCAGCCTGATCGACATCAGGAAGGTCGGGCCGAAGCTCAACCGGCTCCTGGGACTGGTCCAGTACGACGAGAAATACAAGCCGGCCGAGTTCCAGAGCGCGCTGCGCGAGCTCAAGGCGACGCTCGCGCCTCTCGACGGCTGA
- a CDS encoding heme-binding protein produces the protein MRGRFVALLAAALIAGCGGGSGGDGGRTVGGSAGCSGACFVATPSNLTVADVQRVIGQAVFEATARGANATVAVVDRVGNVLAVFRMPAAAPTFTISSGRGVSGGLENVNIVPSEFAAIAKALTGAYLSSEGHAFTTRTASQIVQENFNPGEINSPGGPLFGVQFSSLSCSDVVRNQAIVAAGPKGSPLGLAADPGGLPLYKNGTVVGGVGVISDAVYGLDLNVTDIDQSADELIAVAGTRGFDAPSDRRADRITVDGRSLRYVDSEALQSNPAGAPAFPPPGALIAVPGFNAAVVAAGATYGTTASGIRANADPAFAGTNSYVLDDGTGVNRYPPIAGTDGQMTQPEVSRILVEGLRVANRARGQIRRPLGATAQVSIAVVDTNGAIVGLVRTPDAAIFGIDVSVQKARSALLFSVPTAGAELTAQPPALYPTPPAASPIGQYVVNMQALIPGALTDGTAYSARAIGNLARPFFPDGINANGPGPLSKPFGSWSPFTDGLQLDLVINRVVTNLVTNAQTAPCTGLTRAPNGIQIFPGSVPIYRGATLVGAIGVSGDGIDQDDMVAFLGLANAGAALATGIGNAPQARRADQINLPGGRLRYVNCPIAPFVDSTATNVCDGL, from the coding sequence ATGAGGGGACGCTTCGTCGCGTTGTTGGCGGCCGCGCTGATCGCGGGATGCGGCGGAGGTTCGGGTGGCGACGGCGGACGTACGGTCGGCGGCTCGGCGGGATGCTCCGGCGCGTGCTTCGTCGCGACGCCGAGCAATCTCACCGTCGCCGACGTGCAGCGCGTGATCGGCCAGGCGGTGTTCGAGGCGACGGCGCGCGGCGCGAACGCGACCGTCGCGGTCGTCGACCGCGTCGGCAACGTGCTCGCGGTGTTCAGGATGCCCGCCGCGGCGCCGACGTTCACGATCAGCAGCGGACGCGGCGTGTCGGGCGGTCTCGAGAACGTCAACATCGTGCCTTCGGAGTTCGCGGCGATCGCCAAAGCGCTGACCGGCGCGTATCTCTCGAGCGAAGGCCACGCCTTCACCACGCGCACCGCGAGCCAGATCGTGCAGGAGAACTTCAATCCCGGCGAGATCAACTCGCCGGGCGGCCCGCTCTTCGGCGTGCAGTTCTCGTCGCTCTCGTGCTCCGACGTCGTTCGCAACCAGGCGATCGTCGCAGCGGGCCCTAAGGGCTCGCCGCTCGGGCTCGCAGCCGACCCGGGCGGCCTTCCCCTCTACAAGAACGGCACGGTCGTCGGCGGCGTCGGCGTCATCTCCGATGCGGTGTACGGCCTCGATCTGAACGTCACCGACATCGACCAGAGCGCGGACGAGCTGATCGCCGTGGCGGGCACGCGCGGCTTCGATGCGCCCTCCGACCGCCGCGCCGACCGCATCACGGTCGACGGCCGCAGCCTGCGCTACGTCGATTCCGAAGCGCTGCAATCGAATCCCGCAGGCGCGCCCGCGTTCCCGCCGCCCGGCGCGCTGATCGCGGTTCCCGGATTCAACGCGGCGGTCGTCGCGGCGGGCGCGACCTACGGCACGACCGCATCGGGCATACGCGCCAACGCCGACCCGGCCTTCGCCGGCACGAACTCGTACGTGCTCGACGACGGCACCGGCGTCAACCGCTACCCGCCGATCGCCGGCACCGACGGCCAGATGACCCAGCCCGAAGTCTCGCGCATCCTCGTCGAAGGCTTGCGCGTCGCGAATCGCGCGCGGGGGCAGATCCGCCGGCCGCTCGGGGCGACGGCCCAGGTCTCGATCGCCGTCGTCGACACCAACGGCGCGATCGTCGGGCTCGTGAGGACGCCGGACGCGGCGATCTTCGGCATCGACGTCTCGGTGCAGAAAGCCCGCAGCGCGCTGCTCTTTTCGGTGCCGACCGCGGGCGCCGAGCTGACCGCGCAGCCGCCGGCGCTCTATCCCACGCCGCCCGCCGCCTCACCGATCGGGCAGTACGTGGTGAACATGCAGGCGCTGATTCCCGGCGCGCTCACCGACGGCACCGCCTACAGCGCGCGCGCGATCGGCAACCTCGCGCGGCCGTTCTTCCCGGACGGCATCAACGCCAACGGGCCGGGGCCGCTCTCCAAGCCGTTCGGGAGCTGGAGCCCGTTCACCGACGGCCTGCAGCTCGATCTCGTCATCAATCGCGTGGTCACGAACCTCGTCACCAACGCGCAGACGGCGCCGTGCACCGGCCTGACGCGCGCGCCCAACGGCATCCAGATCTTCCCCGGCAGCGTACCGATCTACCGCGGCGCGACGCTCGTCGGCGCGATCGGCGTGTCGGGCGACGGCATCGACCAGGACGACATGGTCGCATTTCTCGGTCTCGCCAATGCGGGCGCCGCGCTGGCCACCGGGATCGGCAACGCGCCGCAGGCGCGCCGCGCCGACCAGATCAACCTGCCCGGCGGACGCCTGCGCTATGTGAACTGCCCCATCGCGCCTTTCGTCGACAGCACCGCGACCAACGTCTGCGATGGCCTCTGA
- a CDS encoding cytochrome c3 family protein produces the protein MTVLVTHVRRNARGQSQRDQRRLTGTLLGIGRGTRNEIHLPDARVALNHARLSIHPTGARVEAVDGTIELNGRRVQTADLAIGDAIHIGAYEITVDEPPADLPLALTVAFDPKFASGGNMLRRVLMLAPRVSKRRLSYLAFFGVLLLALVVPLAADLLGPRGPAEPGSAKAIFRELVPVVAGNFMQAWNPGTLSRGHQVFGANCRACHEFPFVQVRDSGCVSCHKTIREHVPKFELTGSRGIEFARTRCAECHRDHKGKDMAPRAQELCADCHADIKSTAPHAQSQNVTDFAEDHPQFRLTLVDADRPETTRRVRQAAQRPAEMVERSNLKFNHALHMNPAGIRDPQEKRTVLSCGDCHERDEGGRLIAPIDMERHCRQCHSLAFEPKVTRRQVPHGPVEDVVTTLREFYARLVLGEVPPGVTPPPDLIRMRPGAVLDYQERQQALRIADERAQRVLRELFKERAVCSTCHYTQPDANGGYAIAKVRVARVWMPQALFSHAKHATQSCTTCHDVTRSKNAADIAMPNVAKCRECHVGARPVMGKVTSDCASCHKFHAGRDFWHWELQTQMQARGRK, from the coding sequence ATGACGGTCCTGGTCACGCACGTACGCCGCAATGCCCGCGGGCAATCGCAGCGCGACCAGCGCCGCCTGACCGGGACGCTGCTCGGCATCGGCCGCGGCACCCGCAACGAGATCCACCTTCCCGACGCGCGCGTCGCGCTCAACCACGCGCGTCTCTCGATCCACCCGACCGGCGCGCGTGTCGAAGCGGTCGACGGCACGATCGAGCTCAACGGCCGCCGGGTGCAGACGGCCGATCTCGCGATCGGCGACGCGATCCACATCGGGGCGTACGAGATCACGGTCGATGAGCCGCCCGCGGACCTGCCGCTCGCGCTCACCGTCGCGTTCGACCCGAAGTTCGCGAGCGGCGGCAACATGCTCCGGCGTGTGCTCATGCTCGCGCCCCGCGTGTCCAAAAGGCGGCTCTCCTACCTCGCGTTCTTCGGCGTGCTGTTGCTCGCGCTCGTCGTGCCGCTCGCGGCCGATCTCCTCGGCCCGCGCGGCCCGGCCGAGCCGGGCTCTGCGAAAGCGATCTTCCGCGAGCTCGTGCCGGTCGTCGCCGGCAATTTCATGCAGGCGTGGAACCCGGGCACGCTGTCTCGCGGGCACCAGGTGTTCGGCGCGAACTGCCGCGCGTGCCACGAATTTCCTTTCGTGCAGGTGCGCGACTCGGGGTGCGTGTCGTGCCACAAGACCATCCGCGAGCACGTGCCGAAATTCGAGCTCACCGGTTCGCGCGGCATCGAGTTCGCGCGCACGCGCTGCGCCGAGTGCCATCGCGACCACAAGGGCAAGGACATGGCGCCGCGCGCGCAGGAGCTCTGCGCCGACTGTCACGCCGACATCAAGTCCACCGCGCCGCATGCGCAGTCGCAGAACGTCACCGACTTCGCCGAAGATCACCCGCAGTTCCGGCTGACGCTCGTCGACGCGGACCGGCCCGAGACGACCCGGCGCGTGCGACAGGCCGCGCAGCGGCCCGCCGAGATGGTCGAGCGCTCGAATCTGAAGTTCAACCACGCTCTGCACATGAATCCCGCGGGAATCCGCGATCCGCAGGAAAAGCGCACGGTATTGAGCTGCGGCGACTGCCACGAGCGCGACGAAGGCGGACGTCTCATCGCCCCCATCGACATGGAGCGCCACTGCCGCCAATGCCATTCGCTCGCGTTCGAGCCGAAAGTGACCAGGCGCCAGGTCCCGCACGGGCCGGTCGAAGACGTGGTGACGACGCTGCGCGAGTTCTACGCGAGGCTCGTGCTCGGCGAAGTGCCGCCGGGTGTCACGCCGCCGCCCGATCTCATCCGCATGCGCCCCGGCGCGGTGCTCGATTACCAGGAACGCCAGCAGGCGCTGCGCATCGCCGACGAGCGCGCCCAGCGCGTGCTGCGCGAGCTCTTCAAGGAGCGCGCGGTGTGCTCGACGTGCCACTACACCCAGCCCGACGCGAACGGCGGCTACGCCATAGCAAAGGTACGCGTCGCGCGCGTGTGGATGCCGCAGGCATTGTTCTCACATGCGAAGCACGCGACGCAGTCGTGCACGACGTGTCATGATGTGACCCGATCGAAGAATGCCGCCGACATCGCGATGCCGAACGTCGCGAAGTGCCGCGAGTGCCACGTCGGCGCGCGGCCGGTGATGGGGAAGGTCACGTCCGATTGCGCGTCGTGCCACAAGTTTCATGCGGGGCGCGACTTCTGGCATTGGGAGCTGCAGACTCAGATGCAGGCAAGGGGAAGGAAATGA
- a CDS encoding SDR family oxidoreductase codes for MTLPLQGQKALVTGASSGIGAGVAVALARAGADVIVNYAGSVEGARKTVESIELLGRQAIAIRADVSQEGEVEAMFDEMLRAFGTIDILVSNAGLQQDAPFADMTLAQWDKVIGVNLTGMFLCARRAVQEFLRQGVRPEISKACGKIICMSSVHEVIPWAGHVNYAASKGGVKLLMQSMAQELAPQKIRVNSIGPGAIQTPINRAAWETQEALDALLTLIPYGRIGVPEDIGKAAVWLASDEADYVTGQTFFVDGGMTLYPGFARGG; via the coding sequence ATGACATTACCGCTGCAGGGACAGAAAGCGCTCGTGACCGGCGCGAGCTCGGGCATAGGCGCGGGTGTCGCCGTCGCGCTCGCGCGCGCGGGCGCCGACGTGATCGTCAACTACGCGGGCAGCGTCGAGGGCGCGCGGAAAACGGTCGAGAGCATCGAGCTGCTCGGGCGTCAGGCGATCGCGATCCGGGCGGACGTCTCCCAGGAGGGCGAAGTCGAAGCGATGTTCGACGAGATGCTGAGGGCTTTCGGCACGATCGACATCCTGGTCAGCAACGCAGGCCTGCAGCAGGACGCGCCGTTCGCCGACATGACTCTCGCCCAGTGGGACAAGGTGATCGGGGTCAACCTCACGGGCATGTTCCTGTGCGCGCGCCGGGCGGTGCAGGAGTTTCTGCGGCAGGGCGTGCGCCCGGAGATCTCCAAGGCGTGCGGGAAGATCATCTGCATGTCCTCGGTGCACGAGGTGATCCCGTGGGCCGGGCACGTGAACTACGCGGCGTCCAAAGGCGGCGTGAAGCTCCTGATGCAGTCCATGGCGCAGGAGCTTGCGCCGCAGAAGATCCGCGTCAACTCGATCGGACCGGGCGCGATCCAGACCCCGATCAACCGCGCGGCGTGGGAGACGCAGGAAGCGCTCGATGCGCTCCTCACGCTCATCCCCTACGGGCGCATCGGCGTCCCTGAAGACATCGGCAAGGCCGCGGTGTGGCTCGCCTCGGACGAGGCGGACTATGTCACCGGACAGACCTTTTTCGTCGACGGCGGCATGACGCTCTATCCCGGATTCGCGCGCGGCGGCTGA
- a CDS encoding glucosidase, translating into MPTREKERLLAIKNARVPWQRWGPYLSERSWGTVREDYSADGDAWSFLTHDMARAKAYRWGEDGLAGICDRYQLLCFALALWNRRDQILKERAFGLVPTEGNHGEDVKEYYFYLDSTPTHSYMKYLYKYPQAEFPYRALVEENRRRGGSGREYELLDTGVFDEDRYFDVFVEYAKAGPEDLCIRIEAFNRGPEAAAVEIIPHLWFRNIWAWGDTRKREPIITAGPSVADRFEWLIADDSDADHLDNLPFHYSIGRRYLYGERDAELLFTDNETNARRLYGRDDGHTYTKDAFHRYVVDGDAGAVNRQFRGTKAAMRFVRAVPAGGSTVVRLRLTDAALEDPLAAVDATVRERVRDADEFYDSIHPKGATEDEKRVQRQAFAGLMWGKQNYLFDVAKWLKGDHAHAPPPREREWIRNTHWKHLNSMRVLSMPDKWEYPWFAAWDLAFHTIPICLIDPEFAKEQLWLMLFEQFQHPNGQIPAYEWEFSDLNPPVHPWAVWRVYNMDRIRAKQGDRVFLEKCFHKLLINFAWWINKVDADGNNVFEGGFLGLDNITLFDRSEKLPGGCTLEQSDATGWMGMYCLNMMRIALELAKENHAYEGLATKFFQHYIYIGAAMKKIGGEDYNLWDERDGFFYDVLRFPGGRCEKLRVRSMVGLVPLYAVERLEDAWTEFFDEFRGNVQWFVEKRHELAQHVVNRLHTPEGGILALTIVDRRQIEGLLHYIAEPSEFFSDYGLRSLSKCHAARPFVLDGAQVLYEPGEADSKIKGGNSNWRGPVWFPTAFLMIEAMRKLAKAYGNSLGTLDRSGRRWTVGELAQTHAQRLVSIFLRGPDGRRPVYGNSEKFQNDPYWRDYICFHEYFHAETGEGLGASHQTGWTGLVASLIDEWCQR; encoded by the coding sequence ATGCCGACGCGGGAAAAGGAGCGCCTGCTCGCGATCAAGAACGCCCGCGTGCCGTGGCAGCGCTGGGGACCCTATCTCTCCGAGCGCTCGTGGGGCACGGTGCGCGAGGACTACAGCGCCGACGGCGACGCATGGAGCTTCCTCACGCACGACATGGCGCGCGCCAAAGCCTATCGCTGGGGCGAGGACGGTCTCGCCGGCATCTGCGACCGCTACCAGCTGCTGTGTTTCGCGCTCGCGCTGTGGAACCGCAGGGACCAGATCCTGAAAGAACGCGCGTTCGGGCTCGTGCCGACCGAAGGCAATCACGGCGAGGACGTGAAGGAGTACTACTTCTATCTCGACTCGACGCCGACGCACTCGTACATGAAATACCTGTACAAGTATCCGCAGGCGGAGTTTCCATACCGCGCGCTCGTCGAGGAGAACCGCCGCCGCGGCGGGAGCGGCCGCGAGTACGAGCTGCTCGACACCGGCGTCTTCGACGAGGACCGCTATTTCGACGTCTTCGTCGAGTACGCCAAGGCCGGCCCCGAGGACCTGTGCATCCGCATCGAAGCGTTCAACCGCGGCCCCGAAGCCGCCGCGGTCGAGATCATCCCTCACCTCTGGTTCCGCAACATCTGGGCGTGGGGCGATACGCGCAAGCGCGAGCCGATCATCACCGCGGGGCCGAGCGTGGCGGACCGCTTCGAGTGGCTGATCGCGGACGACAGCGACGCCGACCACCTCGATAACCTGCCTTTCCACTACTCGATCGGGCGGCGCTACCTCTATGGCGAGCGCGACGCCGAGCTGCTCTTCACCGACAACGAGACCAACGCTCGCAGGCTGTACGGCCGCGACGACGGCCACACCTATACCAAGGATGCTTTCCACCGTTACGTCGTGGACGGCGATGCCGGCGCGGTGAACCGCCAGTTTCGCGGCACCAAAGCCGCGATGCGCTTCGTCCGCGCCGTTCCCGCCGGCGGCTCGACCGTGGTGAGGCTGCGCCTCACCGATGCCGCGCTCGAGGATCCGCTGGCGGCGGTCGACGCGACCGTGCGCGAGCGCGTCAGGGATGCCGACGAGTTCTACGACAGCATCCATCCCAAAGGCGCGACCGAGGACGAGAAGCGCGTGCAGCGCCAGGCGTTCGCGGGGCTGATGTGGGGCAAGCAGAACTATCTCTTCGACGTCGCGAAGTGGCTCAAGGGCGATCACGCGCACGCGCCGCCCCCGCGCGAGCGCGAATGGATCCGCAACACGCACTGGAAGCACCTCAATTCCATGCGTGTGCTGTCCATGCCGGACAAGTGGGAGTACCCGTGGTTCGCGGCGTGGGACCTCGCTTTCCACACGATCCCGATCTGCCTCATCGATCCGGAGTTCGCGAAAGAGCAGCTGTGGCTGATGCTGTTCGAGCAGTTCCAGCATCCCAACGGGCAGATCCCGGCGTACGAGTGGGAGTTCTCCGACCTCAACCCGCCGGTGCATCCGTGGGCGGTCTGGCGCGTGTACAACATGGACCGCATTCGCGCGAAGCAAGGCGACCGCGTATTCCTCGAGAAATGCTTCCACAAGCTGCTCATCAACTTCGCGTGGTGGATCAACAAGGTCGACGCAGACGGGAACAACGTTTTCGAAGGCGGTTTCCTCGGGCTCGACAACATCACCCTCTTCGACCGCTCGGAGAAGCTGCCCGGCGGCTGCACGCTCGAGCAGTCGGACGCGACCGGCTGGATGGGGATGTACTGCCTGAACATGATGCGCATCGCGCTCGAGCTCGCGAAGGAGAATCACGCCTACGAGGGGCTCGCGACCAAGTTCTTCCAGCACTACATCTACATCGGCGCGGCGATGAAGAAGATCGGCGGCGAGGACTACAACCTGTGGGACGAGCGCGACGGTTTTTTCTACGACGTGCTGCGGTTCCCCGGCGGTCGCTGCGAGAAGCTGCGGGTGCGCTCGATGGTGGGCCTGGTGCCGCTGTACGCGGTGGAACGTCTCGAGGACGCGTGGACCGAGTTTTTCGACGAGTTCCGCGGGAATGTGCAATGGTTCGTCGAGAAGCGTCACGAGCTCGCGCAGCACGTGGTGAACCGGCTGCACACTCCCGAAGGCGGCATCCTCGCGCTCACGATCGTCGACCGGCGCCAGATCGAGGGACTGCTGCACTACATCGCAGAGCCGTCGGAGTTCTTCTCCGACTATGGGCTGCGCAGCCTGTCGAAATGCCACGCGGCCCGGCCTTTCGTGCTCGACGGCGCGCAGGTGCTGTACGAGCCCGGCGAGGCCGATTCCAAGATCAAGGGCGGCAACTCGAACTGGCGCGGTCCGGTGTGGTTCCCGACCGCGTTCCTGATGATCGAAGCGATGCGCAAGCTCGCCAAGGCCTACGGCAATTCGCTCGGGACGCTCGACCGCAGCGGCCGGCGCTGGACCGTCGGCGAGCTCGCGCAGACGCACGCCCAGCGCCTCGTCTCGATCTTCCTCCGCGGCCCGGACGGCCGGCGCCCGGTGTACGGCAACAGCGAGAAATTCCAGAACGACCCGTATTGGCGCGATTACATCTGCTTCCACGAGTATTTCCACGCCGAGACCGGCGAAGGCCTCGGCGCGTCGCACCAGACCGGCTGGACCGGCCTCGTCGCATCGCTCATCGACGAGTGGTGCCAGCGGTAG
- a CDS encoding SH3 domain-containing protein, giving the protein MASDRRALALVAMAACALPFASYGYVPVHYAALSDAKPAAAVPDRFLLQVLVPEAALHEKPDSDAPVVGRVEQGAQLESDLKTGEWYRVRREGAAPAWVMDAPTTTGPSLSVIPFPADRRIDLGRAPDLERRRPQGTRLEPRLPVIDPAKVEAPSPFDLRQEVPVIDRWRIVKQLGLLPYDLRDPYNPNVLKGDLPVLQKQLGPDWFFNLSAVSDSVIELRRLPTAVGNQSMVNAGSNATLGRGRQSLLAETAIIGLSLIKGNTVFRPPDYELRFVPVINLNRTVTQEVRAVNVDPLQGRTRNDGFFGVQEFFLDKHLRDVSTRYDFDSVRVGIQPFTSDFRGFLFLDQPLGVRLFGTRDNNQWQYNVGAFRRLEKDTNSGLNDVTQRLRADDVYVANLYRQDWPVPGFTAQGIVLHNRNREGDRGQYYNANGFLQRPAILGTGRPHNYNVTYFGLNGDGHFGRWNLTASGYYAYGRDDRGMFSGVRERIGAYFGAMELSRDFDWVRIRASALFASGDKDPFDSKATGFDAVLENPLIAGADTSYWIRQGIPLIGGGGTNLSIRNGVLASLRTSREHGQSNFTNPGIHLFGIGADFDVRPQLRVITNVNYLEFDNLSSLANLRNQRFTSTRIGTDVSAGIQYRPLFNQNIVINASGAVLFPAQGLKELYGNSVDSKQYSVLINILFAY; this is encoded by the coding sequence ATGGCCTCTGACCGCCGCGCGCTCGCACTGGTCGCGATGGCGGCGTGCGCGCTGCCGTTCGCCTCGTACGGCTATGTGCCGGTCCATTACGCCGCCCTCAGCGATGCGAAACCCGCAGCCGCGGTGCCCGATCGGTTCCTGCTTCAGGTGCTCGTGCCCGAAGCGGCGCTGCACGAGAAACCGGACAGCGATGCGCCCGTGGTCGGACGCGTCGAACAGGGCGCGCAGCTCGAATCGGATCTGAAGACCGGAGAGTGGTATCGGGTGCGGCGCGAAGGCGCGGCGCCGGCGTGGGTGATGGACGCACCGACCACGACCGGTCCTTCGCTGAGCGTGATCCCCTTCCCCGCCGACCGACGCATCGATCTGGGCCGCGCGCCCGATCTCGAACGCCGCCGGCCGCAGGGCACGCGCCTCGAGCCGCGCCTGCCGGTCATCGATCCGGCGAAAGTCGAAGCGCCTTCGCCCTTCGACCTGCGCCAGGAAGTGCCGGTGATCGACCGCTGGCGGATCGTGAAACAGCTCGGCCTGCTGCCGTACGACCTGCGCGATCCGTACAACCCGAACGTGCTCAAAGGCGACCTGCCGGTCCTCCAGAAGCAGCTCGGGCCCGACTGGTTCTTCAACCTCTCGGCGGTGTCGGACAGCGTGATCGAGCTGCGGCGATTGCCGACCGCGGTCGGCAACCAGTCGATGGTGAATGCCGGCTCGAACGCGACGCTCGGCCGCGGGCGCCAGTCGCTGCTCGCCGAGACCGCGATCATCGGGCTCTCGCTCATCAAGGGGAACACCGTCTTCCGCCCGCCGGACTACGAGCTGCGCTTCGTGCCGGTCATCAACCTCAACCGCACCGTCACCCAGGAAGTGCGGGCGGTCAACGTCGATCCGCTGCAGGGGCGCACGCGCAACGACGGCTTCTTCGGCGTACAGGAGTTCTTCCTCGACAAGCACCTGCGCGACGTCTCGACGCGCTACGACTTCGACAGCGTGCGCGTCGGCATCCAGCCGTTCACAAGCGACTTCCGCGGCTTTCTCTTTCTCGACCAGCCGCTCGGCGTGCGCCTCTTCGGCACGCGCGACAACAACCAGTGGCAGTACAACGTCGGCGCTTTCCGCAGGCTCGAGAAAGACACCAACAGCGGTCTCAACGACGTGACGCAGCGCCTGCGCGCCGACGACGTCTACGTCGCGAACCTCTATCGCCAGGACTGGCCGGTGCCCGGTTTCACCGCGCAGGGCATCGTGCTCCACAACCGCAACCGCGAAGGCGATCGCGGCCAGTACTACAACGCCAACGGCTTCCTGCAACGCCCGGCGATCCTCGGCACCGGGCGGCCGCACAACTACAACGTCACCTATTTCGGCCTGAACGGCGACGGCCATTTCGGCCGCTGGAATCTGACCGCATCGGGTTATTACGCTTACGGTCGCGACGACCGCGGCATGTTCTCCGGCGTGCGCGAGCGCATCGGCGCGTACTTCGGCGCGATGGAGCTGTCGCGCGACTTCGACTGGGTGCGCATCCGCGCCAGCGCCCTTTTTGCCTCGGGCGACAAGGACCCGTTCGACTCCAAAGCGACCGGTTTCGACGCGGTGCTCGAGAACCCGCTGATCGCGGGCGCCGACACGAGCTACTGGATACGCCAGGGCATACCGCTCATCGGCGGCGGCGGCACCAACCTGTCGATCCGCAACGGCGTGCTCGCCTCGCTCCGCACCTCGCGCGAGCACGGCCAGTCGAACTTCACCAATCCGGGGATACACCTCTTCGGCATCGGCGCGGATTTCGACGTGCGCCCGCAGTTGCGCGTCATCACCAACGTGAACTACCTCGAGTTCGACAATCTCTCATCGCTCGCGAACCTGCGTAACCAGCGCTTCACCAGCACGCGCATCGGCACCGACGTCTCGGCCGGCATCCAGTATCGGCCGCTCTTCAACCAGAACATCGTGATCAACGCGTCGGGCGCCGTGCTGTTCCCGGCGCAGGGGCTCAAGGAGCTGTACGGCAACTCGGTCGACAGCAAGCAGTACTCGGTGCTGATCAACATCCTGTTCGCGTACTGA